A part of Curtobacterium sp. MCLR17_036 genomic DNA contains:
- a CDS encoding glycerol-3-phosphate dehydrogenase/oxidase has protein sequence MAKTTSTTPTEPAGSAAPGVGFDPRAKLGPDERAAAIETFKTTELDVLVVGGGIVGAGSALDAVTRGLSVGIVEARDWGSGTSSRSSKLVHGGIRYLEQLNFALVREALIERGLLLQRIAPHLVKPVRFLYPLNHRVWERFYIGIGMAMYDVFSWSGGRPPGVPHHRHLSRGQVLKNMPGLKKDAFVGGMTYYDAQVDDARYVASLVRTAASYGAHAASRIRIEGFIKVGERVVGAQAHDIQTGETFEIRAKQVVNATGVWTDDTQAMVGTRGQFKVRASKGVHLVIPRDRFQSNTGMILRTEKSVLFVIPWGRHWLVGTTDTDWYLDKAHPAATAADIDYILEHVNRVLRVPLTREDVEGVYAGLRPLLAGESDQTSKLSREHVVAHTAPGLVVVAGGKWTTYRVMGKDAIDEAVAAMDGKIPASTTEDIPLLGAEGYPAAWNGRGRTARRFGVHKVRIEHLLNRYGTLATDVLQLVEQDPSLADPLPGADDYIGAEVVYAASHEGALHLEDVLARRTRISIEAWDRGESAAPVAARLMADVLGWDQETTEHEVANYLKRVAAERESQLQPDDESADRVRLEAPDIAFGFDEDDVVVGGGRSDGAEGAKASDEQVVGEKTSEPR, from the coding sequence ATGGCGAAGACGACCAGCACCACCCCGACCGAGCCGGCCGGCAGCGCCGCTCCCGGCGTCGGGTTCGACCCGCGGGCGAAGCTCGGCCCCGACGAACGCGCGGCCGCGATCGAGACGTTCAAGACGACCGAGCTCGACGTCCTGGTCGTCGGCGGCGGCATCGTCGGCGCCGGCAGCGCGCTCGACGCCGTCACCCGCGGCCTGAGCGTCGGCATCGTCGAGGCACGCGACTGGGGATCGGGCACGTCGAGCCGCTCCTCGAAGCTCGTGCACGGCGGCATCCGCTACCTCGAGCAGCTCAACTTCGCGCTCGTGCGCGAGGCCCTCATCGAGCGCGGGTTGCTCCTGCAGCGGATCGCCCCGCACCTGGTGAAGCCGGTGCGCTTCCTCTACCCGCTCAACCACCGCGTCTGGGAGCGGTTCTACATCGGCATCGGCATGGCGATGTACGACGTCTTCAGCTGGTCCGGCGGCCGGCCGCCCGGAGTCCCGCACCACCGGCACCTCAGCCGGGGCCAGGTCCTCAAGAACATGCCCGGCCTGAAGAAGGACGCGTTCGTCGGCGGCATGACCTACTACGACGCCCAGGTCGACGACGCCCGGTACGTCGCCTCGCTCGTGCGCACCGCGGCGTCCTACGGGGCGCACGCCGCCAGCCGCATCCGCATCGAGGGGTTCATCAAGGTCGGCGAGCGGGTGGTCGGCGCCCAGGCGCACGACATCCAGACCGGCGAGACGTTCGAGATCCGGGCCAAGCAGGTCGTCAACGCGACGGGCGTCTGGACCGACGACACCCAGGCGATGGTCGGCACGCGCGGCCAGTTCAAGGTGCGGGCGTCGAAGGGCGTGCACCTCGTCATCCCGCGCGACCGCTTCCAGTCGAACACGGGCATGATCCTCCGCACCGAGAAGAGCGTGCTCTTCGTGATCCCGTGGGGCCGGCACTGGCTCGTCGGCACCACCGACACCGACTGGTACCTCGACAAGGCGCACCCGGCGGCGACCGCGGCGGACATCGACTACATCCTCGAGCACGTCAACCGCGTGCTCCGGGTCCCGCTCACCCGCGAGGACGTCGAGGGCGTCTACGCAGGCCTCCGGCCGCTGCTCGCGGGCGAGTCCGACCAGACGTCGAAGCTCAGCCGCGAGCACGTCGTCGCGCACACCGCGCCCGGCCTTGTGGTCGTCGCCGGCGGCAAGTGGACGACGTACCGGGTGATGGGCAAGGACGCCATCGACGAGGCGGTCGCCGCGATGGACGGCAAGATCCCCGCCTCGACGACCGAGGACATCCCGCTGCTCGGTGCCGAGGGCTACCCGGCGGCGTGGAACGGTCGCGGACGCACGGCCCGACGGTTCGGCGTGCACAAGGTCCGGATCGAGCACCTGCTCAACCGCTACGGCACGCTCGCGACCGACGTCCTGCAGCTCGTCGAGCAGGACCCCTCGCTGGCCGACCCGCTCCCCGGCGCCGACGACTACATCGGTGCCGAGGTCGTGTACGCGGCCTCGCACGAGGGAGCCCTGCACCTGGAGGACGTCCTGGCCCGCCGCACCCGCATCTCGATCGAGGCCTGGGACCGCGGCGAGTCCGCCGCGCCGGTCGCGGCGAGGCTCATGGCCGACGTGCTCGGCTGGGACCAGGAGACCACGGAGCACGAGGTCGCGAACTACCTGAAGCGCGTCGCCGCCGAGCGCGAGTCGCAGCTGCAGCCCGACGACGAGAGCGCCGACCGCGTGCGGCTCGAGGCACCGGACATCGCCTTCGGCTTCGACGAGGACGACGTCGTGGTGGGCGGTGGCCGCTCGGACGGCGCCGAGGGTGCGAAGGCGTCCGACGAGCAGGTCGTCGGCGAGAAGACGAGCGAACCCCGGTAG
- a CDS encoding SURF1 family cytochrome oxidase biogenesis protein, which translates to MWAVARRPKWIALLLLALVLAAVFAGLGKWQLERSIANGKPLPATTETRKTLDAVTTPEKPVSETLAGQKVTVSGTFVAGDTTVLTGRTGGGTYQTVGHLVDSDGGASLPVVIGWSDRRADAVAGGDRLADGQTLTIQGRYYPAESPDQDTYKRAEYSAVAPARFVNTWQAFDDRMYLGYVVADGATAQAADLGTIADRAPSREVQFDWLNLFYAIEWVVFAGFAVFLWYRFVKDAWEREQEDERDEALAAEAAALRR; encoded by the coding sequence ATGTGGGCCGTTGCCCGACGACCGAAGTGGATCGCGCTGCTGCTGCTGGCGCTCGTGCTGGCGGCGGTCTTCGCCGGACTCGGCAAGTGGCAGCTCGAACGGAGCATCGCCAACGGCAAGCCCCTGCCGGCGACCACCGAGACGCGCAAGACCCTCGACGCCGTCACCACCCCGGAGAAGCCGGTCAGCGAGACCCTCGCCGGGCAGAAGGTGACGGTCTCCGGCACGTTCGTCGCCGGGGACACGACCGTCCTGACGGGCCGCACCGGGGGTGGGACGTACCAGACCGTCGGACACCTGGTGGACTCGGACGGTGGGGCGAGCCTCCCGGTCGTCATCGGGTGGTCCGACCGACGGGCGGACGCCGTCGCCGGCGGTGACCGTCTGGCGGACGGGCAGACGCTGACGATCCAGGGCCGGTACTACCCGGCCGAGTCGCCCGACCAGGACACCTACAAGCGCGCCGAGTACTCGGCGGTCGCCCCGGCACGGTTCGTGAACACCTGGCAGGCCTTCGACGACCGGATGTACCTCGGGTACGTCGTCGCCGACGGCGCGACCGCGCAGGCCGCCGACCTCGGCACCATCGCGGACCGCGCCCCGTCGCGCGAGGTCCAGTTCGACTGGCTCAACCTGTTCTACGCGATCGAGTGGGTGGTCTTCGCCGGCTTCGCGGTGTTCCTCTGGTACCGGTTCGTGAAGGACGCGTGGGAGCGCGAGCAGGAGGACGAGCGCGACGAGGCCCTGGCCGCCGAAGCCGCCGCGCTCCGACGGTAG
- the guaA gene encoding glutamine-hydrolyzing GMP synthase — MSETEQRPVLVVDFGAQYAQLIARRVREANVYSEIVPHSMTAEEIRAKDPAAIVLSGGPSSVYEDGAPSLDGEILELGVPVLGICYGFQAMATALGGEVANTGLREYGATDVDVTGTDSVLLGDQPASQVTWMSHGDSVAKAPEGFEVLASSASTPVAAFASDERKLYGVQWHPEVKHSAHGQAVLENFLHRAAGLPGDWNSSNVIEEQVARIREQVGSARVIAGLSGGVDSAVAAALVHKAVGDQLTCVFVDHGLLRADERKQVEEDYVASTGVRLVTVDAEEQFLDALAGVSDPEQKRKIIGREFIRTFEGAAEALVLEAKASDTDAEVKFLVQGTLYPDVVESGGGAGTANIKSHHNVGGLPEDMTFELVEPLRTLFKDEVRAVGRELGLPEVIVGRQPFPGPGLGIRIVGEVTKDRLELLRAADKIAREELTAAGLDEEIWQCPVVLLADVRSVGVQGDGRTYGHPIVLRPVSSEDAMTADWTRLPYDTLAKISNRITNEVPDVNRVVLDVTSKPPGTIEWE; from the coding sequence GTGAGCGAGACCGAACAGCGTCCCGTCCTCGTCGTCGACTTCGGGGCCCAGTACGCGCAGCTCATCGCGCGTCGGGTCCGTGAAGCGAACGTCTACAGCGAGATCGTCCCGCACTCGATGACCGCGGAGGAGATCCGCGCGAAGGACCCGGCGGCCATCGTGCTGTCCGGTGGCCCGTCGTCCGTGTACGAGGACGGCGCCCCGTCCCTCGACGGCGAGATCCTCGAGCTCGGCGTCCCCGTGCTCGGCATCTGCTACGGCTTCCAGGCGATGGCGACCGCCCTCGGCGGCGAGGTCGCGAACACCGGCCTGCGCGAGTACGGCGCCACCGACGTCGACGTCACCGGCACGGACAGCGTCCTGCTCGGCGACCAGCCGGCGTCGCAGGTCACCTGGATGTCGCACGGCGACTCCGTGGCCAAGGCGCCGGAGGGCTTCGAGGTCCTGGCGTCGAGCGCCTCGACGCCCGTCGCGGCCTTCGCGTCCGACGAGCGCAAGCTCTACGGCGTGCAGTGGCACCCCGAGGTGAAGCACTCCGCGCACGGCCAGGCCGTCCTCGAGAACTTCCTGCACCGTGCCGCCGGGCTGCCCGGCGACTGGAACTCGAGCAACGTCATCGAGGAGCAGGTCGCGCGCATCCGCGAGCAGGTCGGTTCCGCACGGGTGATCGCCGGGCTCTCCGGCGGTGTCGACTCCGCCGTCGCCGCGGCCCTGGTGCACAAGGCCGTCGGTGACCAGTTGACCTGCGTCTTCGTCGACCACGGGCTCCTCCGCGCCGACGAGCGCAAGCAGGTGGAGGAGGACTACGTCGCCTCCACCGGTGTCCGGCTCGTCACAGTGGACGCCGAGGAGCAGTTCCTCGACGCCCTCGCCGGCGTGAGCGACCCGGAGCAGAAGCGCAAGATCATCGGGCGTGAGTTCATCCGCACCTTCGAGGGTGCCGCCGAGGCGCTCGTGCTCGAGGCGAAGGCCTCGGACACCGACGCCGAGGTCAAGTTCCTCGTGCAGGGCACGCTCTACCCCGACGTCGTCGAGTCCGGCGGCGGAGCGGGCACCGCGAACATCAAGTCGCACCACAACGTGGGCGGCCTGCCCGAGGACATGACGTTCGAGCTCGTCGAGCCGCTGCGCACCCTGTTCAAGGACGAGGTCCGTGCCGTCGGCCGCGAGCTCGGCCTGCCCGAGGTCATCGTCGGCCGTCAGCCGTTCCCCGGCCCGGGCCTCGGCATCCGCATCGTCGGCGAGGTCACGAAGGACCGCCTCGAACTGCTCCGCGCGGCCGACAAGATCGCCCGCGAGGAACTCACCGCGGCCGGCCTCGACGAGGAGATCTGGCAGTGCCCGGTCGTGCTGCTCGCCGACGTCCGATCCGTGGGCGTGCAGGGCGACGGCCGGACCTACGGGCACCCGATCGTGCTCCGTCCGGTCTCGTCCGAGGACGCCATGACCGCCGACTGGACGCGTCTGCCGTACGACACCCTGGCGAAGATCTCGAACCGGATCACGAACGAGGTCCCCGACGTCAACCGCGTCGTGCTCGACGTCACGTCGAAGCCGCCGGGGACGATCGAGTGGGAGTAG
- a CDS encoding TrkA C-terminal domain-containing protein → MVDVHRVKLPGVGVLHSFYTDDGGKCGVITHRSGHSDLISFADVSDGADKSEKVSLRLSEDEAHTLAELLGGTRITEGLDKLDEIPGLSIDWFSVDYDDAIAGKPLGDLHDSGFIGLTVVAVVRGDSANPAPSPDFVVFPGDTIVVAGSPEKVAKAFSFYRSGELAAASAEAPRKS, encoded by the coding sequence ATGGTCGACGTCCATCGCGTCAAACTCCCCGGAGTCGGCGTGCTGCACAGCTTCTACACCGACGACGGTGGCAAGTGCGGTGTCATCACGCACCGGTCGGGGCACTCCGACCTCATCTCGTTCGCCGACGTCTCCGACGGCGCCGACAAGTCCGAGAAGGTCTCGCTGCGCCTCAGCGAGGACGAGGCGCACACCCTCGCCGAACTCCTCGGCGGCACCCGGATCACCGAGGGCCTCGACAAGCTCGACGAGATCCCCGGCCTGTCGATCGACTGGTTCTCGGTCGACTACGACGACGCCATCGCGGGCAAGCCCCTCGGCGACCTGCACGACTCCGGCTTCATCGGCCTGACCGTCGTCGCCGTCGTGCGCGGCGACAGCGCGAACCCCGCCCCCTCGCCCGACTTCGTCGTGTTCCCCGGCGACACCATCGTGGTGGCCGGGTCCCCGGAGAAGGTCGCGAAGGCGTTCTCCTTCTACCGCAGCGGAGAGCTTGCGGCCGCCTCGGCCGAGGCCCCGCGGAAGAGCTAG
- a CDS encoding GuaB3 family IMP dehydrogenase-related protein — protein MSEVEIGAGKRGRRAYAFDDIAVVPSRRTRDPRDVSVQWSIDAFTFASPILSAPMDSVSSPATVIQMGKLGILGVLDLEGLWTRYEDPTPYYDEIRSLTDGNVTKRMQEIYSEPIKAELITARLAEIRAAGVPVAGSLSPQRTQEFSATVVDAGVDLFVIRGTTVSAEHVSQTEEPLNLKKFIYELDVPVIVGGASTYTSALHLMRTGAAGVLVGFGGGAASTTRAALGIHAPMATAVADVAGARRDYLDESGGRYVHVIADGGLDTAGDIVKAIAVGADAVMLGTALARATEAPGGGFHWGAEAHHPELPRGRRVEVGTIAPLENVLNGPTPTFDGRANLVGALRRSMATTGYSDVKEFQRVEVVVAPYHQQ, from the coding sequence GTGAGCGAAGTCGAGATCGGTGCAGGCAAGCGCGGACGTCGGGCGTACGCGTTCGACGACATCGCGGTGGTCCCCTCGCGACGGACGCGCGATCCGCGCGACGTCAGCGTGCAGTGGTCGATCGACGCGTTCACGTTCGCGTCCCCGATCCTGTCGGCGCCGATGGACTCGGTGTCCTCGCCGGCGACGGTCATCCAGATGGGCAAGCTCGGCATCCTCGGTGTGCTCGACCTCGAGGGCCTGTGGACCCGCTACGAGGACCCGACCCCGTACTACGACGAGATCAGGTCGCTCACCGACGGCAACGTCACGAAGCGCATGCAGGAGATCTACTCCGAGCCGATCAAGGCCGAGCTGATCACCGCCCGCCTGGCCGAGATCCGCGCAGCCGGGGTCCCGGTCGCCGGGTCGCTCAGCCCGCAGCGCACGCAGGAGTTCTCCGCCACGGTGGTCGACGCCGGCGTCGACCTGTTCGTGATCCGGGGCACGACGGTCTCGGCCGAGCACGTGTCCCAGACCGAGGAACCCCTCAACCTCAAGAAGTTCATCTACGAGCTCGACGTCCCCGTCATCGTCGGCGGTGCCTCGACGTACACGTCGGCGCTGCACCTCATGCGCACGGGCGCCGCCGGTGTCCTCGTCGGCTTCGGCGGCGGCGCCGCGTCGACCACCCGCGCCGCGCTCGGCATCCACGCGCCGATGGCCACCGCGGTCGCCGACGTCGCCGGTGCCCGTCGCGACTACCTCGACGAGTCCGGCGGCCGCTACGTGCACGTCATCGCCGACGGCGGGCTCGACACCGCGGGCGACATCGTCAAGGCCATCGCGGTCGGAGCCGACGCCGTCATGCTCGGCACGGCGCTCGCCCGTGCGACCGAGGCACCCGGCGGCGGCTTCCACTGGGGCGCCGAGGCGCACCACCCGGAGCTGCCGCGCGGCCGCCGCGTCGAGGTGGGCACGATCGCCCCGCTCGAGAACGTCCTGAACGGCCCCACGCCGACCTTCGACGGCCGCGCCAACCTCGTCGGTGCGCTCCGCCGGTCGATGGCGACGACCGGGTACTCCGACGTCAAGGAGTTCCAGCGAGTAGAAGTGGTCGTGGCGCCGTACCACCAGCAGTGA
- a CDS encoding Bax inhibitor-1/YccA family protein translates to MAFKPGFDQSPAFNDQGRNAWGGAAGQQQAGWGQTPQQAKGGMTPDQLQYMYDRPAASTVDTDRMSYEDTIVKTLLAFGVLIVGAVAGWNLPPAVWIVGAIVGFVLALVNTFKKKPSAGLVLAYAFFEGLFVGGISGYYDTAFDGIVPQAVFGTLGVFFVTLLLFRSGKVRATPKATRFFLIAIVGYMAFSLVNVVLMITGVTQSAFGLLGVTLFGIPLGVLIGIFVVVMAAYSLILDFDQIKTGVERGAPRVYAWTAAFGLIVTLVWLYLEILRILAIVASSSRN, encoded by the coding sequence ATGGCCTTCAAGCCCGGTTTCGACCAGTCCCCCGCCTTCAACGACCAGGGACGCAACGCCTGGGGCGGCGCGGCCGGTCAGCAGCAGGCCGGCTGGGGACAGACCCCGCAGCAGGCGAAGGGCGGGATGACCCCCGACCAGCTGCAGTACATGTACGACCGCCCGGCGGCCTCCACGGTCGACACGGACCGCATGTCGTACGAGGACACCATCGTCAAGACGCTGCTCGCCTTCGGCGTGCTCATCGTCGGTGCGGTCGCCGGCTGGAACCTGCCGCCCGCGGTGTGGATCGTCGGCGCGATCGTGGGCTTCGTGCTCGCGCTCGTCAACACCTTCAAGAAGAAGCCGTCGGCGGGCCTCGTCCTGGCGTACGCGTTCTTCGAGGGGCTGTTCGTCGGCGGGATCTCCGGGTACTACGACACCGCGTTCGACGGCATCGTGCCGCAGGCCGTGTTCGGCACGCTCGGTGTGTTCTTCGTGACGCTGCTGCTGTTCCGATCCGGCAAGGTCCGCGCGACGCCGAAGGCCACGCGCTTCTTCCTCATCGCGATCGTCGGCTACATGGCGTTCTCGCTGGTCAACGTCGTCCTGATGATCACCGGTGTGACGCAGAGCGCGTTCGGCCTGCTCGGCGTGACCCTGTTCGGCATCCCCCTCGGTGTGCTCATCGGCATCTTCGTCGTCGTCATGGCGGCGTACTCGCTCATCCTCGACTTCGACCAGATCAAGACCGGCGTCGAGCGCGGCGCGCCGCGCGTCTACGCCTGGACGGCGGCGTTCGGCCTCATCGTGACGCTCGTCTGGCTGTACCTCGAGATCCTGCGCATCCTCGCGATCGTGGCGAGCAGCTCGCGCAACTGA
- a CDS encoding cation:proton antiporter, translated as MHLGGELLTIGVLFVIAYVLGRLGKTIGLPAIPVYMVVGLIASPHTPWIGLNVESHTIELIATFGLILLLFNLGLEFDQEEFYGNAGKLLVSGGTYVAINMGVGFAFGFSLGWGTREALIIAGMTATSSSAIVTKLLIELRRLANDETPMILGVTVIEDVFIAIYLAIVSVVLSGDTNAWAVVGKLALAFGFLIVMFTLARFAGKWVSKIFATRDDELFTVLFFGLAVMFGGIGDLLGVTDAIGAFVIGLLCGATRYRDRIEQLALPMRDVFAAFFFVNFGLGLDLSTFGEVLWPVLGAIGMTVVLNAVAGQLVARMNGFDVQQGINTAVILVNRGEFALILATLSAAAGLESRITAFAGLYVLVMAILGPLLAVNSDRIGRLVVRPARVARLRTRLRDRLGRRTSPALDDAVDAAAVAGVADQDAAAAARRAERDRQFAEEFALVEAAGRDERENETPDATSDPVTSPVEIPAERPERPVRQRDPEY; from the coding sequence ATGCACCTGGGTGGTGAGCTGCTCACCATCGGTGTGCTCTTCGTCATCGCCTACGTCCTGGGGCGGCTCGGCAAGACCATCGGGCTGCCGGCGATCCCGGTCTACATGGTGGTGGGACTCATCGCGAGCCCGCACACCCCGTGGATCGGGCTGAACGTCGAGTCCCACACCATCGAGCTCATCGCGACATTCGGGCTCATCCTGCTGCTGTTCAACCTCGGGTTGGAGTTCGACCAAGAGGAGTTCTACGGCAACGCCGGCAAGCTCCTGGTGTCCGGTGGCACGTACGTCGCCATCAACATGGGCGTCGGGTTCGCCTTCGGGTTCTCGCTCGGCTGGGGCACCCGCGAAGCCCTGATCATCGCGGGCATGACCGCGACGTCGTCGAGCGCGATCGTGACGAAGCTCCTCATCGAGCTGCGACGCCTGGCGAACGACGAGACCCCGATGATCCTCGGCGTCACGGTCATCGAGGACGTCTTCATCGCCATCTACCTGGCGATCGTCTCCGTCGTGCTGTCCGGCGACACGAACGCCTGGGCCGTGGTCGGCAAGCTCGCGCTCGCGTTCGGGTTCCTCATCGTGATGTTCACGCTCGCGCGCTTCGCGGGCAAGTGGGTCTCGAAGATCTTCGCGACGCGCGACGACGAGCTGTTCACGGTCCTGTTCTTCGGGCTCGCCGTGATGTTCGGCGGCATCGGCGACCTGCTCGGCGTGACCGACGCCATCGGCGCCTTCGTCATCGGCCTGCTCTGCGGTGCCACCCGGTACCGCGACCGCATCGAGCAGCTCGCCCTGCCGATGCGCGACGTGTTCGCCGCGTTCTTCTTCGTGAACTTCGGCCTCGGCCTCGACCTGTCGACCTTCGGCGAGGTGCTCTGGCCGGTCCTCGGCGCCATCGGGATGACGGTCGTCCTGAACGCCGTCGCCGGCCAGCTGGTCGCGCGGATGAACGGCTTCGACGTGCAGCAGGGCATCAACACCGCGGTCATCCTGGTGAACCGCGGCGAGTTCGCGCTCATCCTCGCGACGCTGTCGGCGGCCGCCGGACTCGAGTCCCGGATCACCGCGTTCGCCGGCCTCTACGTCCTCGTCATGGCGATCCTCGGGCCGCTGCTCGCGGTGAACTCGGACCGGATCGGCCGGCTCGTCGTGCGACCGGCGCGCGTCGCGCGGCTCCGTACAAGGCTGCGCGACCGCCTCGGCCGCCGCACGAGCCCCGCGCTCGACGACGCCGTCGACGCCGCAGCGGTCGCCGGGGTCGCCGACCAGGACGCCGCCGCGGCCGCCCGCCGGGCCGAACGCGACCGCCAGTTCGCCGAGGAGTTCGCCCTCGTGGAGGCCGCTGGCAGGGACGAGCGCGAGAATGAGACGCCCGATGCGACGTCCGACCCCGTGACGTCGCCGGTCGAGATCCCCGCCGAGCGCCCCGAACGCCCGGTCCGCCAGCGCGATCCGGAGTACTGA
- a CDS encoding DUF3817 domain-containing protein — protein sequence MALTVRTRDVPKIPGAVKWYRVSAYITGVLLLALVIEVVIKYTPLQLEMQLGKGPFFVPNGTAGEAPGTFNLSIAILIAHGWLYVLYLFTDFRLWSIMRWRPSRFLLIALGGIIPFMSFVVEHRMQQKAMDTYHDLIAAQQREKEAAR from the coding sequence ATGGCACTGACCGTCCGGACCCGCGACGTCCCGAAGATCCCGGGTGCGGTGAAGTGGTACCGCGTCTCCGCCTACATCACCGGTGTGCTGCTCCTGGCCCTCGTGATCGAGGTCGTCATCAAGTACACGCCGCTGCAGCTCGAGATGCAGCTCGGCAAGGGGCCGTTCTTCGTGCCCAACGGCACCGCCGGCGAAGCACCCGGCACGTTCAACCTGTCGATCGCGATCCTCATCGCGCACGGCTGGCTGTACGTCCTCTACCTCTTCACCGACTTCCGTCTGTGGAGCATCATGCGCTGGAGGCCGTCGCGCTTCCTGCTCATCGCCCTCGGGGGCATCATCCCGTTCATGTCCTTCGTGGTCGAACACCGCATGCAGCAGAAGGCCATGGACACCTACCACGACCTGATCGCTGCCCAGCAGCGTGAGAAGGAGGCCGCTCGGTGA